The Temnothorax longispinosus isolate EJ_2023e chromosome 12, Tlon_JGU_v1, whole genome shotgun sequence genome includes a window with the following:
- the LOC139823253 gene encoding uncharacterized protein → MTEIFNIGGEPIFDDCIVKIETHTYNPYANTTFDYSDEIRIPIQQQDLYTLPCESFLYVEGTLTVTRAAGQADNLDNMEINRCRNVGITSTLKNYVTVSSDRNVILRNAGWDPQNNANGYFNFCVPLNLLLGFCEDYKRVVINARHELILIQSRNDNNSLYPLLQNTTKHSWVIETATQFKKPRYVVFALQTGRKNVMSADTNRFNDYNLTNVKLYLSSEVYPYDDLNLDFDKHRWAILYEMYARFCKGYYGYEYLEPSLTVSTFLRNGPFVIIDCSRQNESVKNATVDVKIEFDCMENVPRNTSA, encoded by the exons ATGACTGAAATTTTCAACATCGGAGGCGAGCCGATCTTTGACGATTGCATCGTCAAGATCGAGACTCACACGTACAACCCGTATGCCAACACAACGTTTGACTATAGcgacgagatacgaatacccatacaacagcaggatCTGTATACGTTGCCGTGCGAAAGTTTTCTCTACGTCGAAGGAACATTGACGGTGACCAGAGCAGCCGGTCAAGCCGATAAC CTCGACAATATGGAGATTAATCGCTGCAGAAACGTAGGAATAACCAGCACGCTCAAGAACTACGTTACGGTATCGTCCGACAGAAACGTGATCCTGAGAAACGCTGGCTGGGATCCACAGAATAACGCGAacggatatttcaatttctgcgtACCGCTCAACTTGTTACTGGgattttgcgaggattacaaacgcgtggtgatcaacgctcgtcacgaattgATCTTGATACAATCGCGCAACGACAACAATTCCCTG TATCCCCTGTTGCAAAACACGACCAAGCACTCGTGGGTCATTGAGACCGCGACTCAGTTCAAGAAACCGCGATACGTCGTCTTCGCTCTACAGACGGGTCGGAAAAACGTCATGTCCGCCGACACAAACCGATTCAACGACTACAACTTGACCAACGTAAAACTTTATCTAAGCTCGGAAGTTTATCCGTACGACGACTTGAATTTGGACTTTGATAAACACAGATGGGCGATTCTGTACGAAATGTACGCGCGTTTCTGCAAGGGCTATTACGGATACGAATATCTCGAGCCGAGTCTCACCGTTTCGACTTTTCTACGTAACGGCCCGTTCGTGATCATCGATTGCTCTCGCCAAAACGAATCCGTCAAAAACGCCACCGTGGATGTCAAAATAGAATTCGATTGCATGGAGAACGTACCCCGGAATACCTCCGCGTAA